In the Acomys russatus chromosome 13, mAcoRus1.1, whole genome shotgun sequence genome, one interval contains:
- the Fbxl14 gene encoding F-box/LRR-repeat protein 14 — METHISCLFPELLAMIFGYLDVRDKGRAAQVCTAWRDAAYHKSVWRGVEAKLHLRRANPSLFPSLQARGIRRVQILSLRRSLSYVIQGMANIESLNLSGCYNLTDNGLGHAFVQEIGSLRALNLSLCKQITDSSLGRIAQYLKGLEVLELGGCSNITNTGLLLIAWGLQRLKSLNLRSCRHLSDVGIGHLAGMTRSAAEGCLGLEQLTLQDCQKLTDLSLKHISRGLTGLRLLNLSFCGGISDAGLLHLSHMGSLRSLNLRSCDNISDTGIMHLAMGSLRLSGLDVSFCDKVGDQSLAYIAQGLDGLKSLSLCSCHISDDGINRMVRQMHGLRTLNIGQCVRITDKGLELIAEHLSQLTGIDLYGCTRITKRGLERITQLPCLKVLNLGLWQMTDSEKVR, encoded by the coding sequence ATGGAGACTCACATCTCGTGCCTGTTCCCCGAGCTGCTGGCCATGATCTTCGGCTACCTGGACGTCCGAGACAAGGGTCGCGCGGCGCAGGTGTGCACGGCCTGGCGGGACGCCGCCTACCATAAGTCGGTGTGGCGGGGCGTGGAGGCCAAGCTGCACCTGCGCCGGGCGAACCCGTCGCTGTTCCCTAGCCTGCAGGCCCGGGGCATCCGCCGCGTGCAGATCCTCAGCCTCCGCCGCAGCCTCAGCTACGTGATCCAGGGCATGGCGAACATCGAGAGCCTCAACCTCAGTGGCTGCTACAACCTCACCGACAACGGCCTGGGCCACGCGTTCGTGCAGGAGATCGGCTCGCTGCGCGCTCTCAACTTGAGCCTCTGCAAGCAGATCACCGACAGCAGCCTGGGCCGAATAGCCCAGTACCTCAAGGGTCTGGAGGTGTTGGAGCTGGGGGGCTGCAGCAACATCACCAACACCGGCCTTCTGCTCATCGCCTGGGGGCTGCAGCGCCTCAAGAGCCTTAACCTCCGCAGCTGCCGCCACCTCTCGGACGTGGGCATCGGGCACCTGGCCGGCATGACGCGCAGTGCTGCGGAGGGCTGCCTGGGCCTGGAGCAGCTCACTCTGCAGGACTGCCAGAAACTCACGGATCTTTCACTGAAGCACATCTCGCGAGGGCTGACGGGCCTCAGGCTCCTCAACCTCAGCTTCTGCGGCGGCATCTCGGACGCGGGCCTTCTGCACCTGTCGCACATGGGCAGCCTGCGCAGCCTTAACCTGCGCTCCTGCGACAACATCAGCGATACCGGCATCATGCATTTGGCCATGGGCAGCCTGCGCCTTTCCGGTCTGGATGTGTCGTTCTGTGACAAGGTGGGAGACCAGAGTCTGGCTTACATAGCCCAGGGACTGGACGGCCTCAAGTCTCTCTCCCTTTGCTCTTGCCATATCAGTGACGATGGCATCAACCGCATGGTGCGGCAGATGCATGGGCTGCGCACGCTCAACATTGGACAGTGTGTGCGCATCACGGACAAGGGACTGGAGCTGATTGCTGAGCACCTGAGCCAGCTCACGGGCATAGACCTGTACGGCTGCACCAGGATCACCAAGCGCGGCCTGGAGCGCATCACGCAGCTGCCCTGCCTCAAGGTACTTAACCTGGGACTCTGGCAGATGACGGACAGTGAGAAGGTCAGGTGA